In the Leptotrichia sp. oral taxon 223 genome, CTTTAGGTGTCCCGTTTGCATCTGTTGATACTGACCCTTTACCTACTCTCATAGCTATATTTTGTCTTTTTTCAGTACTGCTGACATTAATTGTTCCAGCCGCATCATTTGTTATATCATCAGCGGCATTCGCAATCAAAACCATACCGGTATTACCTTTACCACCAGAAACATTTATTATTCCATTATTTTTTACTCTTCCTTGATATGCTCTTATTGCACTAGCATTACTGTAACTAGAATCTTCTATAACTGCAATTCCTGATGACAATGAATTTACTGGATTATTCTTAGAATCAACTCCTGCATCCCCACTTACATTAAGTATTCCAGTATTTTCCATCGTACTATTAGGTGCTACACGTGAAGACCATTTCATACCATAGCTCGCTGTACCACCTATATTCATCTTATTTGTATTTGCAACTTCTACAAGCGAAGGTGAACCGGGAGCGTAAACTTGAATTCCTATTGATTTTTCACCACCAAAATCAATTGTTCCATTATTTGTTAATACATATTTACTATTAACTCTTCTATCGTTATTCTCATAAGTTAATATTATACCAATTTTGTATCCTGTATACCCAGTAGCAGTTCTATTTATATCAACAGTTGTCCCACCTAGTAATGGTGCAAGAGTTAATGGCGCAGAAGCTCCTTTGGCTAATCCACCAATAGTTGCAAGCGTCGTTTCAGAAGCATCTGTTATTGTTCCTGTATTAACCATTTCTCTTTTACTTCCATTTGGCCCGTAATATGTATCTGTTTGAACTTCAAATCCCACTGTCAAAGGCCCAACCAAATTAACTGTTGCCTTGTTATCAAGTTTAATATCTGTATTTGCGGGTGCATTATCCATTGTAGCTGCCCGAGAACCACCAACTAAGAAAGTTTGTGCATTATATCCTCTTCCCGCATTTCTTTCAGATTGTTTTTGAGTTTCATTAAGTGGATTTTCTGAATTAACTGTTAAATTAGTTGTTAAATTGTAATTTGTTTCTGTATCAAAGTATGATTTTAATAAAACACTTCCTGTATTAGACCAAGAATGTCTTAATGACGGATGACCATCTCTAAGTCTTCCTTTAGTACCAGGAGCATTAGCTAAAACCGAAAAAGCATTAAGATCAAAATCATAATTATAAGCTCCACCATCTACACCGCTTCCACAATCTGCCATATAATTACAGTAAGAACCTAGTTGTATATTAAAAGTCGGTGGTGATGGTAATTTTGGCAATTCTGGCAACCCAATAACCGGTTTTGGTGGTGTAAAGCTAATTGCTTCTGGTAATGTTGGTGTAATCGCACTTTTTGCTGCTATTACAATTGGCGATTTATTTATATTTCTTGGACGTATTCCTGCACGTACTTCAAAAGGTATAATTGGCTCTTTTACCGATTTTACACTGGCTATACCGTATCCTTTTGCTGAACCTGAAGCAAAATTTGCTTTTCTATTTTTATCTAATAGTCCATAGTTACTACTGTCTGGCGATATTGCTCTTTCATAAATATTCGAACTTCTTTCAAATACCCCTTCATAAGGATATTTTTCTTTTTTATCTCCTCTTCCTTTGTAAGTTCCATTCCAATTATTATTAAAATAATTAATTCCATATTGCCAACTGCTCCAAGGTGATTTTACAACATGATCTCCTTGTTCCATTAGTTGAATAAGTTCAAGATTTGTATTTTTTAATAGTTTGTTGTTTTCTCTTCTTGTTTCTTTAACCTTTTGATGCATACCTTTTATTGAAGATGAAATCTCCTGTTTCTGATTTTCTATGTTTTTGTCTGTTGTTGCTGAAAACAAATTACTTGTAATTGATACTATTCCTGTCATTAAAAATGTAACTAATGCAGAATCTGTATATTTAAAATCTTTTGTTCTTTTTGCAAACGCTCTCAAATCCTGCGAAACTTTTCTAAGATTATTTGTCATTTTGTTTTACACTCCTTTTGTTAAATAATATTTCTATAATTTTAAAATCCTTTTATTTCCAAAAAAATTTATTATTCCACACATTTAACAAACACAAAATTTGCTAAATAACCAATTTTGAACTCCTTTTATTTCATTAAACATGTGTATTTTAAAAAAAACTTTTTTAAAATGTTAAATTGTTTTTTTATTATACACATTTAAAAATAATATATTTGATAAAAATACTTAATCATATTGCATAAATTCAAATTTTTAATAAAACATCTCTATAAATTATTATGTTTTCACTATCATTTTGCTTTGAAAAACATTTAAAGTTTTTTTATTGTTAATAAAAAATTTTGAAAATTCGTTACAATATATTGTATCAAAAACAATAAAAAAATACAAGTTATATTTTAAAAATATTTAACTTTTTTACTTAAAATTTATTTACAGAAATATTAAAGTTAATTTTCAAATTATCTTATAATCAATTTCCTCTAATTTCAAACCAATAAAACTAAACAATCTTTGAAGTTAAATAATATAGTCATAATTTTCAAATTTAACTTTATAAAAAAATCGCTGTCTTTTAAAACAACGATTAATTAAGAATTTTAATTTTTGATCAAAACAATATATTTTATTTTTTCATTTCTTTTAATAATTCCCTCAATGTCTCAGAATCTGCCCTTGGTTCATTAATCACCCTTTTCCAAATCTTGCTGCCACGTACGTTGTGAAATAATCCGTGTGTGTGCATTAGGAATAGATGTGGACGAAGATTTTGTTTTTCCATATTTTCGACGTAATGAATCATTTTTTCTATAATTTCCTTACGGGTGATATTTATTTCTTTTCCATAATATTTACCAAATTCAGTTAAAATCATAGGATTGTCGTAAATTTCACGTCCTAACATTGCAGAATCCACGTATTTCAAATGCTCGTCAATTTCTTTGACACTTTTAATTCCACCATTAATTTCTATGTGTAAATCTGGATTTTCATTTTTTACACGGTAAACTTCATCATATCTAAGTGGCGGAACGCTTCTGTTCTGTTTTGGATCAAGTCCTGCCAGTATTGCTATCCGTGCGTGAATTATATATTTGTTCACTCCAGTATTTTTAGTAATATTAATAAAGTTCATCATATCTTCATATTTATCCAGCAATGTCCGTTCAAAAGTATCAGGAAGTATATTTTTCCCATCAATCCCAATTCTATGTTTTATAGATACAGGCTTGCCTGTTGCATCTTTCATTGCCTTCACAATATTTGCCACTTCTTTCGGAAATGCCATAAGATAAGCACCCATCATATTTCCTGAAACTCTGTTAGACGGACAGCCAACATTTAGATTGATTTCATCATAATTATATTTTTCAGCAATTTTTATCGCCTCATATGCTTCTTTCGGATTAGTTGCCGCAATTTGCAGCACTATTGGATGTTCTTCCACTTCATCAAATCCTAAAATATACTCCAGATCTCCATTTAAAATAGCCTGTGCTGTTATCATTTCCGTATACAGCAAAACATCTTTATTTATCATTCTCACAAAATTTCTAAAATTCCTGTCTGTTCTGTCTACCATCGGAGCTATGCTTATCTTATTTCCCACGACATTTCCTTTCATACATTTTTTATTATTTCAATTTATCTTGCCTTATAATATTTCATTGCTTCAGGCAAGAATTTTCTGGCCGCTTCAATTCTGTGCTTTCCAGACGGATGTGTCGACAAAATTTCCGCTCTCTTTCCTGCGCCTATCGAATCCATTCTTTCAAGAGCTGTAATTGCTTCAGACGGATTATATCCAGCCATTGCCATGAATATCATTCCGTATTTGTCCGCCTCATATTCCTGAGTTCTGTTAAATTTCAAAAGAGTAATGGAAAGTCCGCTTGAAACAAGGGAAGATACAGCATTTCCACCTGTTACGGCATCTGTTACAGTAGCAGCAATTCCAGCAAGAGCCTTGTTGCTTGAGGCTTCCGCATGGTGTCCCCCGATAACATGTCCAATTTCATGTCCCATTACAAACGCAATTCCCGCATCAGTATTTAGAATCGGCAATATTCCAGTATAAAAGGCAATTTTACCACCTGGCATAGCAAACGCATTTATCTCGTTAGTTCTTATCAAATTAAATTCCCATTGTAAATCTGAAACTTTTTTTGACATTCCATTTTCATTCAGATATTGCTCCACCGCTGACGAAATTCTTCCTCCAATTCTTCTCAATCTCTGTCCATCCGCCGTGTTATTTGCAAGCAGCCCCTTTGCATTTGCCTGCTGGATAAGCTGTCTATAAGCAGAAACTGAACTTTCTGCCACACTTTTATCACTCACAAGTTTAAGCTGTCTTCTCCCTGTAAGCGGTGCTACTGTACAGCTGGCAACCATTCCTAAAGCTGTCACAAAAAACAATATTTTTAAGTTCTTTTTCATAATTAATCCTCTCCTCTCTGTATTCTTATTTTATAAATTATTATTCTTTATATAATTTTACAATTTTTTATTATAATTTTCAATATTAATTCTCTTATAATTATTTTAAAATTTATAAGTTACAATAAACTTTATATCAAAATTTTTATTTGAATTTTTCTTTTTCCAAAATTTAACATACAAATAACATAAAATTCCATTGACAAACACCCCAAAAATAAAGTAAAATTTTAATAGCAAAACAAGGAGGAAACTTAATGGCAAAAAAGAGATCAGCAAAAGCAAATAAAAGAAATAATAGTAAAAGCAACGGATTAAATATGACATTTGAATCAATTTTAATTGGAATTATCGGAGCGATACTTGTATCTGCCAGCTCCTTTTATATCGTGCTTAAATTTGGGGCATTGCCATGGCCAACGATAATGGTTACGCTTTTATCTATGATGGCACTAAAATTTTTTAAAAAGACGAATAATAAGGAAATTACAATTACACATACCATTATGAGCGCTGGTTCAATGGTGGCGGGAGGAGTTGCCTTTACAGTTCCAGCCTACATTATTTTAGGCGGAAAATTAACAGACATAAATCAGCAGCTGCTTTTCATCACAATTTTGATTGGAAGCATTGCAGGTTCATTTTTGTCCTACATTTTTCGTTCAAAGTTAATTGAAGAAGAAGAATTGGAATTTCCAATTGGAGAAGCGGCATACAATCTTGTGGATTCTGGGAAAAATATTGACAGTATTCGTTATGTGGCCTTCGGAACATTATTCAGTTCTATTGTCGCCCTTTTCCGTGATTTCAGCTTTACAAAGGGAAAACCGCCCATTATTCCAGCATTAGTTTCACTAAAAAATCTGCCTTTCAGCTTTTATGTATCGCCTCTTTTAGTCGGAATCGGATATGTGCTTGGATTTGTAAATACATTTGTCTGGTTTTTAGGCGGCGCTGCTGTAATTTTTGTTGGGGAACCACTTGCAAAAATGTTTAAAATTGCTGATTTTCCCACTATGAAAAATAGTTTTGGAATGGGATTTATGATTGGAATTGGAATTGCTGTAATTTTAAAAATTATTTTTTCAAATAAATCAAAGAATAATTCAGAAAACAGAAGTATCATTACCAAATTATTTATTTTATCAGCCGTTTCAATAATTATAATAATTTTTATTTATAAACTTCCTATATTTCTTGCGTTAGTTTTAGTCCTAATATCGATTTTATGTACAATAATTGCAGGTTATTCGACTGGAAAGACTGGAGTTAATCCAATGGAAATTTATGCCATAATTACAATCCTAATAATTTCATTTTTAAATAAAATGTTAAACGGATTAAATATTGGCGGAATAAAATTTTCTATAAACTTAAATACCCTGACTCTCTTTTTACTGGCTTGCATTATAGCAGTCGCATGCGGACTTTCTGGCGATATTCTAAATGACTTTAAATCAGGCTACAAAATGAAAGTAAATCCATCAGAGCAGCTTTTTGGCGAATTAATCGGCTCAATCGCAAGTTCTTTTGTAATAACATTCTTATTTTTTGTATTTTTCAGAGTCTATAAAACTATCGGTCCAGTAGAAAATACCGATTTAATAGCATTACAAGCTTCAATTGTTGCAACGGTAATAAATGGAATTCCGTTTTTGAATATTTTCTTTATTGGACTTGTAACGGGACTGCTTTTAAGCCTGTTAAATTTACCAGTTTTAACTTTTGGAATCGGAATCTATGTACCGTTTTATTTAACTTCAACTGTATTTTTAGGCGGACTTGCAAGTTTTTTTGGAAACAGAATTTCACAAAAATCTCACTCAAACCTGCTTTTAATTTCTAATGGATTAATGAGCGGAGAAGCGATTATAGGCGTTATTTTATCAATTGTTGCTTATATTAAGCTGTTTGTAAAATAAAAAAAATATCTTTAATATTTAAATTTAGACAAGATTTTGAGTTTAATCTTTTAATAAACTCACTAACGGAAAGGAAAAATAATGATTTTAGGATTTGATATTGGAAATACACATATTATACCGATTTTTTATAATGAAAATGGCGATATTCTAGCAACATTCAGAATACCGACACATCTGGAATTTACCGAAGATACTCTTTTTGTAATGTTAAAGGAATTTGCAAAAAACAGCAATTTAGAAATTTCAGATATTAAAAATATTGTTATTTCATCAGTTGTTCCAAATATTAACGAAAATTTTACAAGGCTTGGAAAAAAATATTTTAACATCAATCCAATGTTTGTAACATTTGACAATGTAGAAAATGAAATAAAAATTTTGCCAAATATGGAACGTGGTCTCGGTGCAGACAGGATTGTAGACATTTTGGCGGCAAAAAAACTATATCCAGAAAAGGAACTTTTAATAATTGATTTTGGTACAGCCACAACTTTTGACATGATAAAAGATTCCACTTATATGGGCGGTTGCATTCTTCCCGGAATCACTCTTTCAATAAATGCCTTGTTCAGTAATACCGCCGCTTTGCCAAAAATCGAATTTACCAATCCTGAAACAGTTTTGGGAATAAATACAATTTCACAAATAAATGCCGGTATCTTTTACGGAAATGTTGGTGCAATAAAAGAATTAATTTTACAATACAAAAATTCCTTTCCAAACGCTTATGTTATCGCAACTGGCGGACAAGGACAG is a window encoding:
- the dusA gene encoding tRNA dihydrouridine(20/20a) synthase DusA; its protein translation is MKGNVVGNKISIAPMVDRTDRNFRNFVRMINKDVLLYTEMITAQAILNGDLEYILGFDEVEEHPIVLQIAATNPKEAYEAIKIAEKYNYDEINLNVGCPSNRVSGNMMGAYLMAFPKEVANIVKAMKDATGKPVSIKHRIGIDGKNILPDTFERTLLDKYEDMMNFINITKNTGVNKYIIHARIAILAGLDPKQNRSVPPLRYDEVYRVKNENPDLHIEINGGIKSVKEIDEHLKYVDSAMLGREIYDNPMILTEFGKYYGKEINITRKEIIEKMIHYVENMEKQNLRPHLFLMHTHGLFHNVRGSKIWKRVINEPRADSETLRELLKEMKK
- a CDS encoding M48 family metallopeptidase codes for the protein MKKNLKILFFVTALGMVASCTVAPLTGRRQLKLVSDKSVAESSVSAYRQLIQQANAKGLLANNTADGQRLRRIGGRISSAVEQYLNENGMSKKVSDLQWEFNLIRTNEINAFAMPGGKIAFYTGILPILNTDAGIAFVMGHEIGHVIGGHHAEASSNKALAGIAATVTDAVTGGNAVSSLVSSGLSITLLKFNRTQEYEADKYGMIFMAMAGYNPSEAITALERMDSIGAGKRAEILSTHPSGKHRIEAARKFLPEAMKYYKAR
- a CDS encoding OPT/YSL family transporter — its product is MAKKRSAKANKRNNSKSNGLNMTFESILIGIIGAILVSASSFYIVLKFGALPWPTIMVTLLSMMALKFFKKTNNKEITITHTIMSAGSMVAGGVAFTVPAYIILGGKLTDINQQLLFITILIGSIAGSFLSYIFRSKLIEEEELEFPIGEAAYNLVDSGKNIDSIRYVAFGTLFSSIVALFRDFSFTKGKPPIIPALVSLKNLPFSFYVSPLLVGIGYVLGFVNTFVWFLGGAAVIFVGEPLAKMFKIADFPTMKNSFGMGFMIGIGIAVILKIIFSNKSKNNSENRSIITKLFILSAVSIIIIIFIYKLPIFLALVLVLISILCTIIAGYSTGKTGVNPMEIYAIITILIISFLNKMLNGLNIGGIKFSINLNTLTLFLLACIIAVACGLSGDILNDFKSGYKMKVNPSEQLFGELIGSIASSFVITFLFFVFFRVYKTIGPVENTDLIALQASIVATVINGIPFLNIFFIGLVTGLLLSLLNLPVLTFGIGIYVPFYLTSTVFLGGLASFFGNRISQKSHSNLLLISNGLMSGEAIIGVILSIVAYIKLFVK
- a CDS encoding type III pantothenate kinase translates to MILGFDIGNTHIIPIFYNENGDILATFRIPTHLEFTEDTLFVMLKEFAKNSNLEISDIKNIVISSVVPNINENFTRLGKKYFNINPMFVTFDNVENEIKILPNMERGLGADRIVDILAAKKLYPEKELLIIDFGTATTFDMIKDSTYMGGCILPGITLSINALFSNTAALPKIEFTNPETVLGINTISQINAGIFYGNVGAIKELILQYKNSFPNAYVIATGGQGQKISEYIEEIDEYVAKLGEMGIFEFYKLNCKK